The Terriglobia bacterium genome has a segment encoding these proteins:
- the mgtA gene encoding magnesium-translocating P-type ATPase — MPQAFAEKVVQRNPADSIGLTSQEAEERLKRFGANDPTPARRHSALTELLLLFVNPLGIILLIAAIISGFIGQLLDAGIIVAMVLVGAGINFYQTYRSKIAIESLRARVAPTATVLRDGRWQEMDRKKLVPGDTIRLCAGDLVPSDARLLVSRDLYVQQAALTGESLPAEKEVSSAEESSTPEARNMVFLGTSVVSGTATAIITTTGRQTAFGDIADRLAARPEETAFDRGLRQFGNLIMRAVVFLVLFLLVVSVVMHRDPLQSLLFAVALAVGLTPEFLPMITSVTLAKGALAMARKNVIVKHLSAIQNFGSIDVLCSDKTGTLTTGDMVLDRAVDPFGAPSDRTFELAWLNSKLETGIKSPLDVAICNLPCSLADGFTKCDEIPFDFERRRLSVVVEQANERMLITKGSPEGMFPLLSSYERNGQTLAMNDEVLTQCRKTYNDLSSHGFRVLAVAYANVPAKQAYSISDERSLTLTGYMAFGDPARVDAAESIAALRRDGVEVKIITGDSDLVSGRICEQVGLQPGKIVLGAELDKMTDAALGHIAEQTTVFARVSPAQKNRIIMALKHRSHVVGYMGDGINDAPSLHAADVGISVSTAVDIARDAADIILMEPGLQVLHAGILEGRRAFGNVMKYLLMGTSSNFGNMLSMAGASLFLPFLPMLPTQILLNNFLYDMAQVTIPTDNVDAAYVRAPQHWDIKLIRNFMLFIGPISSIYDFLTFYVLLALLHAQEAEFHTGWFVESLATQTLVLFVIRTSGNPFRSRPSRALTATTLGIVLLGIILPFLPLGTRLGFTPLPPVYFAFLAVATLTYLFLVEIAKRFLLHKTLRSSVA; from the coding sequence ATGCCACAGGCCTTTGCTGAAAAAGTTGTCCAGCGCAACCCAGCTGACAGCATCGGGTTGACGTCCCAGGAGGCTGAGGAACGGCTCAAGCGATTCGGCGCCAATGATCCGACCCCGGCGCGCCGTCATTCCGCGCTCACAGAGCTGTTATTGCTGTTTGTAAACCCGCTCGGCATCATTCTACTGATTGCCGCAATCATTTCCGGCTTTATCGGCCAGTTGCTGGATGCCGGGATCATCGTTGCCATGGTGCTCGTCGGCGCAGGAATCAATTTTTACCAAACTTACCGGTCTAAGATCGCCATAGAAAGCTTAAGGGCACGGGTCGCGCCGACAGCTACCGTGCTGCGTGACGGTCGCTGGCAGGAAATGGACCGGAAGAAACTGGTTCCCGGCGACACGATCCGGCTTTGTGCCGGTGACCTGGTTCCTTCCGACGCACGTCTTCTAGTTTCGCGGGATCTCTATGTTCAGCAGGCGGCGCTTACAGGCGAGTCGCTGCCTGCAGAAAAAGAAGTAAGTAGCGCGGAGGAGTCGTCGACGCCCGAGGCCCGCAACATGGTTTTTCTGGGCACCTCGGTGGTGAGCGGGACAGCCACGGCGATCATCACGACCACGGGACGGCAAACAGCCTTCGGCGACATTGCGGACCGTTTGGCAGCCCGCCCGGAAGAAACGGCTTTTGACCGCGGCCTGCGACAGTTCGGCAACCTGATCATGCGCGCCGTAGTCTTCCTGGTGCTTTTCCTGCTCGTGGTGAGTGTGGTCATGCACCGTGATCCCCTGCAATCCCTGCTGTTCGCTGTGGCCCTGGCTGTGGGATTGACACCAGAATTTCTTCCCATGATCACCTCCGTCACGTTGGCCAAAGGCGCGTTGGCGATGGCGCGCAAGAACGTGATCGTGAAGCATCTTTCGGCCATTCAAAACTTCGGCAGCATCGACGTTTTATGCAGCGACAAGACCGGCACGCTTACGACCGGGGACATGGTACTGGACCGCGCAGTGGATCCATTCGGAGCACCGTCGGATCGGACATTCGAACTAGCATGGCTGAACAGCAAGCTTGAAACCGGGATTAAGAGCCCGCTCGATGTGGCAATTTGCAACCTGCCTTGCTCTTTAGCCGACGGATTCACGAAGTGCGACGAAATTCCGTTCGACTTTGAGCGGCGGCGACTGTCTGTGGTCGTGGAGCAGGCAAACGAACGGATGCTGATCACAAAGGGTTCGCCGGAAGGGATGTTCCCGCTTTTATCAAGTTACGAACGCAACGGTCAAACGTTAGCAATGAACGATGAAGTGCTGACGCAATGCCGCAAGACCTATAACGATCTCAGCAGTCACGGATTCCGCGTGTTGGCTGTGGCGTACGCCAATGTTCCGGCAAAGCAGGCTTACTCGATTAGTGACGAGCGCAGCCTCACTCTAACCGGTTACATGGCTTTTGGCGACCCTGCAAGAGTTGATGCGGCAGAATCCATTGCGGCACTGCGGCGTGATGGCGTGGAAGTGAAGATCATTACCGGCGACAGCGATCTTGTGAGCGGCAGGATCTGTGAACAGGTGGGACTCCAGCCGGGAAAGATCGTGCTGGGGGCTGAACTTGACAAGATGACAGATGCCGCGCTGGGACACATTGCGGAGCAGACCACGGTCTTTGCGCGCGTTTCCCCGGCCCAGAAGAACCGCATCATCATGGCGCTGAAGCATCGCAGTCATGTTGTCGGCTACATGGGCGACGGCATCAATGACGCGCCTTCTCTACACGCCGCCGACGTAGGAATCTCTGTTTCCACGGCAGTGGACATTGCCCGCGATGCAGCCGACATCATCTTGATGGAGCCCGGGCTGCAGGTCTTGCATGCGGGAATCCTTGAAGGCCGCCGCGCCTTTGGCAACGTGATGAAGTACCTGCTGATGGGGACCAGTTCAAACTTTGGCAACATGTTGAGCATGGCAGGAGCATCTTTGTTTCTCCCCTTCCTTCCCATGCTGCCAACGCAAATTCTGTTGAACAACTTCCTTTATGACATGGCCCAAGTCACTATTCCCACCGACAATGTTGATGCCGCTTATGTGCGAGCGCCCCAGCACTGGGACATCAAATTGATCCGTAACTTCATGCTGTTTATCGGTCCCATTAGTTCCATTTACGATTTTCTTACCTTTTATGTCTTGCTGGCTCTGCTCCATGCGCAAGAAGCGGAGTTTCACACAGGCTGGTTTGTTGAATCGTTGGCCACGCAGACATTGGTGCTGTTTGTGATCCGGACCAGTGGGAACCCTTTCCGCAGCCGCCCCAGCCGCGCGCTTACCGCCACCACACTCGGGATTGTCTTGCTGGGAATCATTCTCCCATTCCTGCCACTTGGGACAAGATTGGGGTTCACGCCCTTGCCGCCTGTTTATTTTGCTTTCCTCGCTGTAGCGACGCTGACATATCTGTTCCTGGTGGAAATCGCAAAGCGTTTTCTGCTTCACAAAACTTTGCGAAGTAGCGTGGCCTGA
- a CDS encoding efflux RND transporter periplasmic adaptor subunit yields the protein MPVTAKQQPLHEFPKVISLPQAAKRPLLSRIPRLAKWIIVIALCVLAAVLGWIWWSHLQAQVTFETAALERGSILANITATGTLNPVVNVQVGSQVSGNIKALYADFNTKVTKDQLVALIDPQIFQAQVDQASAAAASAGAGIVTAAAQVEKAKADLAGAVATKSNMESVLAKDKANALNAQFQWKRAEQLSKDGVVSDQDRDTTKAAYDASQAQITADQSQIDAAEQNIQSAKSQVNVAIAQWKTSQAQQQQAQAALAQTKINLEHTRILAPVSGTVIARHFDVGQTVAASFQAPDIFDIAQDLTQMQVDTNVDESDVGNIRTGQPASFTVDAYPGTTFRGNVTDVRRAPIVAQNVVTYDVVIQVANPDLKLFPGMTANVSILTAKQDGMFKVPNSALRFHPTTDVLKKNNLPATKSDAPQIYLLAGNKLQAVPVKLGISDGRYTAVTSDSLKVGQKVVLRMTSASAPPAATSAPGGGLRRPGM from the coding sequence ATGCCGGTCACTGCAAAACAGCAACCCCTCCACGAATTTCCCAAGGTAATCAGTCTTCCCCAGGCCGCCAAACGCCCGCTTCTCTCGAGAATACCTCGTTTGGCCAAATGGATCATTGTGATTGCGTTGTGCGTATTGGCCGCAGTCCTGGGTTGGATTTGGTGGTCACACCTGCAGGCTCAAGTCACATTTGAGACAGCAGCTCTGGAGCGTGGATCCATCCTGGCCAATATCACTGCTACTGGAACATTAAACCCAGTTGTCAATGTGCAGGTTGGTAGCCAGGTTTCCGGAAATATCAAGGCGCTGTATGCCGATTTCAATACCAAAGTGACTAAGGATCAGCTTGTTGCTTTGATCGACCCACAGATTTTCCAGGCGCAGGTTGATCAGGCCAGCGCAGCCGCCGCTTCAGCCGGCGCGGGGATAGTCACAGCCGCGGCCCAAGTGGAAAAAGCAAAAGCCGATCTGGCCGGCGCGGTGGCGACCAAGAGCAACATGGAATCAGTATTGGCCAAAGATAAAGCCAATGCTCTGAACGCACAATTTCAATGGAAGAGAGCGGAACAGCTATCCAAAGACGGCGTGGTTTCCGATCAGGATCGCGACACCACAAAAGCGGCTTATGACGCGTCTCAGGCGCAAATCACGGCAGATCAATCACAGATAGATGCGGCTGAACAAAATATTCAGTCGGCCAAATCCCAGGTCAACGTTGCCATAGCACAATGGAAGACATCACAGGCCCAGCAACAGCAGGCCCAGGCGGCGCTGGCGCAGACAAAAATCAACCTAGAACACACCAGGATTCTTGCACCGGTTTCCGGCACCGTGATTGCGCGACACTTTGATGTCGGCCAAACGGTGGCTGCATCGTTTCAAGCGCCCGATATTTTTGACATCGCCCAGGACCTGACGCAGATGCAGGTTGATACCAATGTGGACGAATCCGATGTTGGCAACATCCGCACGGGCCAGCCAGCCAGTTTTACGGTGGACGCGTATCCAGGCACAACTTTTCGCGGCAACGTGACGGACGTCCGCAGGGCGCCGATTGTGGCGCAAAACGTGGTCACCTATGACGTTGTAATTCAGGTTGCCAACCCGGACTTGAAGCTTTTTCCCGGCATGACGGCAAACGTAAGCATTCTTACGGCAAAACAAGATGGCATGTTTAAAGTGCCGAATTCGGCTTTGCGCTTCCATCCAACGACGGACGTGTTGAAAAAGAACAACCTGCCCGCAACGAAATCCGATGCACCGCAAATTTACCTGCTTGCAGGAAATAAGCTGCAGGCGGTCCCGGTGAAACTGGGTATATCAGACGGAAGGTATACGGCCGTAACCTCTGATTCGTTAAAGGTGGGGCAAAAAGTTGTATTGAGAATGACTTCTGCGAGCGCTCCACCGGCAGCCACAAGCGCACCGGGCGGCGGACTGCGCAGACCGGGAATGTGA
- a CDS encoding ABC transporter ATP-binding protein — translation MIDVQNLCKVYNLGEVRVDALHDVTLSVERGSFVAIMGPSGSGKSTFVNLLGCLDQPSSGRYWLDGVPVESMDRDQLAAIRNQKIGFIFQTFNLLSRTTALENVELPLLYTEHDVPDVRERAQQSLASVGLSGREMSLPNQLSGGQQQRVAIARALVNNPEILLADEPTGQLDSRTSNEIMAIFQELNRARGITIILITHSEEIANYADRIVRFRDGEIVSDQAVVHPVAVPEATPAAEEVLL, via the coding sequence CTGATCGATGTTCAGAATCTCTGCAAGGTTTATAACCTTGGCGAAGTGCGGGTGGATGCCCTCCATGACGTGACGCTTTCCGTTGAGCGTGGATCGTTCGTCGCTATTATGGGACCGTCCGGATCGGGCAAATCGACCTTTGTAAATTTGTTGGGATGCCTCGACCAGCCAAGTTCGGGGCGTTACTGGCTGGATGGCGTGCCAGTGGAAAGCATGGATCGTGACCAGTTGGCCGCCATTCGAAATCAAAAGATTGGTTTCATCTTCCAAACCTTCAACCTGCTCTCGCGAACCACGGCCCTGGAAAACGTAGAACTGCCTCTCCTTTATACCGAGCATGATGTTCCCGACGTAAGAGAACGGGCGCAGCAGTCTTTGGCGAGTGTCGGCCTGTCTGGTCGCGAAATGAGTCTGCCCAACCAGCTTTCCGGCGGCCAGCAACAGCGCGTGGCGATTGCACGCGCACTAGTCAACAATCCTGAGATTCTGCTTGCTGATGAGCCAACGGGGCAGCTCGATTCGCGCACAAGCAATGAGATCATGGCCATCTTTCAGGAACTGAACCGGGCGCGAGGCATTACGATCATCCTGATTACGCACTCTGAAGAAATAGCAAACTATGCGGACCGCATTGTGCGTTTCCGTGACGGAGAGATCGTAAGTGACCAAGCCGTAGTCCATCCTGTAGCGGTTCCAGAGGCGACGCCCGCAGCGGAGGAGGTTCTCTTATGA
- a CDS encoding ABC transporter permease has protein sequence MKRILSAVRIAFRALEVNKARSALTMLGIVIGVAAVIATVAVGSGATQRVQQQIASIGSNVIIIIPGSMTSSGLHMGTGNAATLTESDVKDISAQCPEVAAAAPAVRGAGQIVYGDNNWATVILGTTPAYLTIRDVAVAKGASFTDHDVDSANKVALLGQTVVDNLFNGADPIGQTIRIKQIPVTVTGVLERKGQSPTGQDQDDIILLPISTAKRKVLGIRSGNADAVNSIMIQAKDASQIHAAQDSASALLRQRHHLQPKEDDDFSIRNMEEIFAAQQTSSRVMSLMLAAVASVSLIVGGIGIMNIMLVSVRERTREIGLRQAVGAKTRDILTQFLVEATTLSLAGGVVGIVVGISASAIISTLASWQTVIGVGAVFLAVLFSAVVGIAFGYYPARKAAYMDPIEALRYE, from the coding sequence ATGAAGCGCATACTCTCCGCTGTACGAATCGCCTTCCGTGCTCTGGAGGTGAACAAGGCCCGATCTGCTCTGACCATGCTGGGGATCGTGATAGGGGTAGCGGCCGTGATTGCAACGGTTGCCGTTGGTTCCGGGGCGACCCAGCGAGTGCAGCAGCAGATTGCCAGCATAGGCAGCAATGTAATCATTATCATTCCTGGTAGCATGACCAGTTCCGGACTGCATATGGGGACCGGCAATGCAGCCACCCTCACCGAGTCAGACGTTAAAGACATTTCTGCACAATGCCCTGAGGTGGCAGCCGCAGCGCCGGCAGTGCGGGGTGCGGGACAGATCGTGTACGGAGACAATAACTGGGCAACCGTGATCCTGGGCACCACGCCTGCATACCTGACAATCCGCGATGTGGCCGTAGCTAAAGGCGCTTCTTTCACTGACCATGACGTCGATTCCGCCAACAAAGTGGCTTTGCTGGGGCAGACGGTTGTAGACAATTTGTTTAATGGAGCTGACCCGATTGGACAAACCATCCGGATCAAACAAATCCCCGTCACCGTCACCGGGGTTTTGGAACGCAAAGGACAATCACCGACGGGCCAGGATCAGGACGACATCATTCTGCTCCCCATATCGACGGCCAAAAGAAAAGTTCTTGGAATCAGGTCCGGGAATGCGGATGCCGTAAATTCCATCATGATCCAGGCGAAGGATGCCAGCCAGATTCACGCGGCGCAGGACTCGGCGTCAGCTCTCTTAAGGCAGCGCCACCACCTGCAGCCGAAAGAGGACGATGATTTTTCCATCCGCAATATGGAAGAGATTTTTGCGGCGCAGCAAACATCGTCCCGCGTGATGTCACTGATGCTCGCCGCTGTGGCTTCGGTCTCATTGATTGTCGGCGGGATTGGAATCATGAACATCATGCTGGTGTCCGTCCGGGAGAGAACTCGTGAGATCGGCTTACGCCAGGCAGTGGGAGCAAAAACTCGCGACATTCTTACGCAGTTCCTGGTAGAAGCGACAACTCTTTCACTTGCCGGCGGTGTCGTGGGGATTGTAGTGGGGATCAGTGCGTCTGCCATTATCTCTACACTAGCTAGCTGGCAAACGGTCATCGGCGTTGGCGCAGTATTCCTGGCAGTACTTTTCTCCGCGGTGGTAGGCATTGCTTTTGGGTATTATCCGGCGCGCAAAGCCGCGTACATGGACCCCATTGAAGCTTTGCGCTATGAGTAG
- a CDS encoding L,D-transpeptidase family protein gives MPSNYVRAWTAENKLTPQAQAIVRVLQSVELKGLHSEDYDGPLWNDRVARIASSGSKPLAAELDRFDLALTVSVLRYVSALHRGRVDPRRLRVDLNIDHNRYKLGEFVRSNLVKAPDVNAVFEQVECAYAGYRRTLVALKHYMDLAQQGEGEPLPAITKAIKPGGVYPGLNALATRLQRLGDLSLADWHASGSTVYEGAVVEAIKNFQDRHGLAPNGIIDQVTYQNLITPFSRRIVQLQLALERWRWLPRNLPGRMIAVNVPEFELRAYDDYRVAIDMRVIVGKAFPERRTPLFQDQMEYLIFRPYWNVPIRITRNEIIPDLRKKPGYMAKHAFEVVTRQDQVVNADISDGSVIARLRSGDLEIRQRPGAGNSLGLIKFVFPNDYDVYMHGTPEHALFSRADRAMSHGCIRVEDPAKLAAWVLQGNPAWTNEKIEAAMNATQSQRVNLPKSIPVLILYATAAVDESGEVGFFADIYGQDAKLEQELTKGYPYPL, from the coding sequence TTGCCTTCAAATTATGTCAGGGCCTGGACAGCAGAAAATAAACTTACGCCGCAAGCTCAGGCTATCGTCCGAGTACTGCAGAGTGTTGAGTTAAAAGGGCTGCACTCAGAGGACTATGACGGGCCACTCTGGAATGATCGCGTGGCGCGCATCGCATCATCAGGCTCCAAGCCATTGGCCGCCGAACTGGACCGTTTCGATCTGGCGCTAACAGTTTCCGTGCTGCGATATGTCTCCGCTCTGCACAGGGGCCGGGTCGATCCCAGACGCTTACGGGTTGATCTGAATATCGATCACAATCGATACAAATTAGGCGAGTTCGTACGGTCAAACCTGGTAAAAGCGCCGGACGTAAATGCGGTCTTTGAACAGGTTGAATGCGCGTATGCCGGCTATCGACGAACGTTGGTGGCGTTAAAGCATTATATGGATCTTGCCCAGCAAGGCGAGGGTGAGCCGCTTCCGGCGATCACGAAAGCGATCAAGCCTGGTGGAGTCTATCCTGGGTTGAATGCACTGGCAACAAGGCTGCAACGTCTGGGAGATCTCTCACTGGCGGACTGGCATGCAAGCGGATCGACTGTTTATGAAGGTGCGGTGGTTGAAGCCATCAAGAATTTTCAGGATAGGCATGGTCTGGCTCCCAACGGAATTATCGATCAGGTAACGTACCAGAACCTGATAACCCCATTCAGCCGCCGCATCGTACAGCTTCAACTCGCTCTGGAGCGCTGGCGCTGGCTTCCGCGTAACCTGCCGGGACGGATGATTGCAGTGAATGTTCCTGAGTTCGAGCTGCGCGCTTATGACGATTACCGTGTAGCAATTGACATGCGGGTAATTGTCGGCAAAGCGTTTCCAGAACGCCGGACGCCTCTTTTTCAGGACCAGATGGAATACCTGATATTCCGTCCCTATTGGAATGTTCCAATCAGGATCACGCGCAATGAAATCATTCCTGACCTGAGGAAGAAACCCGGCTACATGGCCAAACACGCATTTGAAGTGGTGACCCGCCAGGACCAGGTAGTAAACGCGGATATTTCCGACGGTTCAGTCATAGCCAGGCTCCGCTCGGGTGACCTTGAAATCCGCCAAAGACCCGGCGCCGGCAACTCACTTGGCCTGATTAAATTTGTCTTTCCCAATGACTATGACGTTTACATGCACGGTACACCGGAACATGCCTTGTTCTCACGCGCTGATCGCGCGATGAGCCACGGATGCATTCGAGTAGAAGACCCGGCAAAGTTAGCGGCGTGGGTATTGCAGGGTAATCCGGCATGGACGAATGAAAAAATTGAGGCGGCGATGAACGCAACACAGTCTCAACGGGTGAACCTACCGAAATCAATTCCCGTCCTTATCCTCTACGCCACAGCCGCGGTCGATGAAAGCGGCGAGGTTGGATTCTTTGCCGATATATACGGGCAGGACGCAAAGCTGGAGCAGGAACTGACGAAGGGTTATCCCTATCCTTTGTAA
- a CDS encoding DUF882 domain-containing protein: MLYLIASLVALLVPAPASNPGVRIAAPTGPVYELRLYHTHTNERLDIVYRHGDSYDPVALDKLEHFLRDHRTNDVRPYDPRVFDLLHDLTSSLGRPNSEIDIVCGYRTPWSNAFLRSRSSAVAQHSLHMQAMAIDIRVPGVSTTQLRDAALKLHEGGVGYYAREQFVHVDVGRVRRW; this comes from the coding sequence GTGTTGTACCTAATTGCGTCACTTGTTGCCCTCCTAGTTCCAGCCCCTGCGTCAAACCCAGGGGTACGGATTGCGGCTCCCACGGGGCCTGTTTACGAACTGCGTCTTTACCATACGCATACCAATGAGCGCCTGGATATTGTGTACCGGCATGGGGATAGTTATGATCCCGTCGCGCTGGACAAGTTGGAGCACTTTTTGCGCGATCATCGCACAAATGATGTGCGTCCTTATGATCCGCGGGTTTTCGATCTACTTCACGACCTGACAAGTTCCCTGGGACGGCCGAATTCAGAAATCGACATTGTTTGTGGTTATCGAACGCCATGGAGCAATGCGTTTCTGCGCAGCCGTTCGTCAGCCGTGGCGCAGCACAGCCTGCACATGCAGGCCATGGCAATCGACATCAGGGTGCCGGGTGTCAGCACCACGCAGCTTCGTGATGCTGCATTGAAGCTGCATGAAGGCGGCGTTGGGTATTATGCGCGGGAACAGTTCGTGCACGTTGACGTTGGTCGCGTGCGTCGCTGGTAA
- a CDS encoding zinc-dependent alcohol dehydrogenase family protein — MKAAVLSSPRDISKLPLEVREVPQPELKPGYVLLRVRACGVCRTDLHIVEGELPPRCNEIIPGHQIVGEVADPGTTSLTAGARVGVSWISGVDGSCWYCQHGMENLCDSPAFTGYTLNGGYAEYAIARADFTFPLENKVDDLQAAPLLCAGIIGFRSLRVAEVKHGERVGLFGFGASAHLAIAVLRAWNCEVYVSTRGTSHRQLAESLGATWVGSEIEKPPVQLDRAVTFAPSGAVVVAALASLRKGGVVAINAIHLDRIPEFDYDRLLWGERQLRSVTNMTRSDARDFLQLAAEINLRPKTTVFSLNQVNDALAAIKNDSIDGAAVIVP, encoded by the coding sequence ATGAAAGCCGCCGTTCTCTCTTCACCGCGTGATATCTCGAAACTCCCGCTTGAGGTGCGCGAGGTCCCGCAACCAGAGCTCAAGCCTGGCTATGTTCTCCTGCGTGTGCGCGCCTGTGGCGTTTGCCGAACGGACTTGCACATTGTGGAAGGTGAACTACCGCCACGTTGCAATGAAATCATTCCCGGGCACCAGATCGTTGGAGAAGTTGCCGATCCCGGCACGACTAGTCTTACGGCAGGCGCTCGCGTCGGCGTCTCTTGGATCAGCGGAGTGGATGGAAGTTGCTGGTACTGCCAGCATGGGATGGAAAACCTCTGCGATTCTCCTGCCTTTACTGGCTACACCCTGAATGGGGGCTACGCTGAGTATGCAATCGCACGGGCTGATTTTACGTTTCCGCTGGAAAACAAGGTTGACGACTTGCAAGCCGCACCCCTCTTGTGCGCAGGCATTATCGGGTTTCGCAGCCTTCGTGTGGCTGAAGTAAAACATGGAGAACGTGTTGGTCTATTCGGCTTTGGGGCCTCGGCCCACCTTGCGATTGCTGTCCTGCGAGCCTGGAACTGTGAAGTTTACGTCTCCACGCGTGGTACATCTCATCGGCAACTGGCAGAATCGCTCGGCGCAACGTGGGTGGGCAGTGAAATTGAAAAGCCGCCGGTGCAACTTGACCGCGCTGTCACCTTCGCGCCCAGCGGTGCCGTGGTTGTAGCCGCGTTGGCCAGCCTGCGCAAGGGCGGTGTGGTCGCCATCAATGCAATCCATCTGGATCGCATTCCCGAGTTTGACTACGATCGCCTTTTGTGGGGTGAGCGGCAACTCCGAAGTGTCACGAACATGACGCGCTCAGACGCCCGCGATTTTCTACAACTTGCAGCGGAAATCAATCTGCGCCCCAAGACAACGGTGTTTTCTCTCAATCAGGTTAACGACGCGCTGGCTGCAATTAAAAATGACTCAATTGATGGCGCAGCCGTCATTGTCCCTTAA
- a CDS encoding Hsp20 family protein: MKEHVAVKTKKDHVDPTSLTEVWDVSDRMTKQIARRAFQLFEECGCANGHDLDHWLMAEAELLAPVPMKIKETQNGVRIVAEVRGFNDDEVAFNLEKSQLTIRGIKQTDSKKFRQGESEIKMIYGSISLPSEVVPQKAHATLKNGILEIIAPKSATEIAKTIAVSAA; encoded by the coding sequence ATGAAAGAACATGTTGCGGTTAAGACGAAGAAAGACCACGTTGATCCCACGTCTCTCACGGAAGTCTGGGACGTATCCGATCGTATGACAAAGCAGATCGCAAGGCGCGCATTTCAACTGTTTGAGGAGTGCGGTTGCGCGAACGGTCATGATCTGGACCACTGGCTCATGGCAGAAGCGGAGTTGCTCGCTCCCGTTCCAATGAAAATCAAGGAGACGCAAAACGGGGTTCGCATCGTGGCGGAAGTACGCGGCTTCAATGACGATGAAGTAGCGTTCAACCTGGAAAAGAGCCAATTGACGATTCGCGGGATAAAGCAGACGGATTCCAAGAAATTCAGGCAAGGCGAATCAGAGATCAAAATGATTTATGGGAGCATCTCGTTGCCATCTGAGGTGGTGCCGCAAAAGGCACATGCGACGCTGAAGAATGGCATCCTGGAGATAATCGCCCCAAAATCTGCCACTGAAATAGCAAAAACAATAGCCGTAAGCGCGGCCTGA
- a CDS encoding universal stress protein, with translation MNNPNAFSSLKEPHLETMRVHFDHLLVAVDLSPSSANTIKIATELAHRSGATLVIVHVLNPALMLPSETATNVKETLNAWLQPCMKKETRFAVEVAEGNVVEEVARLAREFRADLLVIGTHAAGGAAKFIFGSTGEALFREMGIPVLTVGPHIQACGERFSSILLPTDLEPHSLRAAQYAVALAEESNGNLTLLHIPEKGEEENAFGNRQRMEQLVPEDATLWCKPGFKIASGDPVSTILESAREVKADLIVLGVTHARPLSEHASWSIASKVVRHAECPVLTVRDRL, from the coding sequence ATGAACAATCCGAATGCATTCTCGTCACTGAAGGAACCGCATCTGGAAACCATGCGAGTGCATTTTGATCACCTGCTGGTGGCAGTTGACCTGTCGCCATCTTCGGCAAATACCATAAAAATCGCCACGGAACTGGCCCACAGATCCGGCGCGACTCTGGTCATTGTTCATGTTCTCAATCCAGCCCTTATGCTTCCTTCTGAAACCGCAACGAATGTGAAAGAAACTCTTAATGCATGGCTGCAACCGTGCATGAAAAAGGAAACGCGCTTCGCTGTTGAGGTGGCAGAGGGAAACGTGGTTGAAGAAGTCGCCCGGCTGGCCAGGGAATTCCGGGCTGATCTACTCGTCATTGGCACTCACGCCGCAGGAGGCGCAGCAAAATTCATCTTCGGCTCAACTGGAGAAGCTCTATTCCGGGAGATGGGCATACCCGTGCTTACGGTTGGACCACACATCCAGGCGTGCGGTGAACGATTCTCTTCCATACTGCTGCCCACTGACCTCGAACCACATTCACTCCGTGCCGCGCAATATGCTGTGGCGCTGGCGGAGGAATCCAACGGTAACCTTACGCTCCTGCACATCCCGGAAAAAGGTGAAGAGGAAAATGCTTTTGGCAACAGGCAACGGATGGAGCAGCTTGTACCGGAAGACGCTACCTTGTGGTGCAAGCCTGGCTTCAAGATCGCCAGTGGCGATCCGGTGAGCACGATCCTTGAAAGCGCACGCGAAGTGAAAGCCGACTTAATTGTTCTGGGCGTCACGCATGCGCGTCCGCTGTCAGAACATGCCAGTTGGTCCATTGCGTCAAAGGTCGTGCGCCACGCTGAGTGTCCGGTACTGACAGTGCGGGATCGCTTATAG